In Musa acuminata AAA Group cultivar baxijiao chromosome BXJ2-10, Cavendish_Baxijiao_AAA, whole genome shotgun sequence, a genomic segment contains:
- the LOC103968991 gene encoding protein spotted leaf 11, producing the protein MDEGANEAAAPEVPTAAGRVVDRLAEAVEEIAGISDYRNAYKKQFCNLSRRIKLLAPMFEELKESNDPISKPAVGALEKLNRALDSAKDLLRLGREGSKIFLVLERDRIMEMFQVVTFQLEQALDKIPFDEIDISDEVKEQVELVHSQFKRAKERIDATDTELHTDLLSVYSMSADAKVDSTILQSLAEKLQLMTISDLKQESIALHEMVVSSGGDPGKIIEKMVMLLKKVKDFVQTQQSEMGTPTNPRVLPSHGTTKTPIIPDDFRCPISLELMGDPVIVSTGQTYERGYIKKWLEAGHNTCPKTQQKLSSTSLTPNYVLRSLIMRWCEENGMEPPKRPAQTGKPPSDCSASEHAKVVDLLHKLSSQNLEDQRSAAGELRLLAKRNADNRVCIAEAGAIPVLVSLLVTHDMRTQEHAVTALLNLSIFEENKGKIIVSGAVPGIVHVLKRGSMEARENAAATLFSLSVVDRNKVIIGESGAIPPLVLLLSEGSQRGKKDAATALFNLCIYQGNKGKAVRAGVIQTLMGLLTDPEASMMDEALAIMAILSSHPEGKAAITAAEALPVLIKVIRSGSPRNKENAAAVLVHLCNGEQQQQHLAELQEQGMMEPLFAMVESGTDRGKRKAAQLLERMNRFLDQQKEAHVQAKAQTRAWIQGLVDRSRDTTASASTDT; encoded by the exons ATGGACGAAGGAGCCAACGAAGCGGCAGCTCCGGAAGTGCCAACGGCGGCGGGGAGGGTGGTGGATAGGCTGGCGGAGGCGGTGGAGGAGATCGCCGGCATCTCCGACTACCGGAACGCTTACAAGAAGCAATTTTGCAACCTCTCGCGGCGGATCAAGCTGCTCGCGCCTATGttcgaggagctcaaggagagcaaCGATCCGATTTCGAAGCCGGCGGTCGGCGCCCTGGAGAAGCTCAATCGGGCCCTCGATTCGGCCAAGGACCTCCTCCGGCTGGGGAGAGAAGGGAGCAAGATTTTCCTG GTCTTGGAACGAGACAGAATAATGGAAATGTTCCAAGTTGTTACATTTCAACTGGAACAAGCTTTGGATAAAATTCCCTTTGATGAGATTGACATATCAGATGAAGTAAAAGAACAG GTTGAACTTGTGCATTCTCAGTTCAAAAGAGCCAAAGAACGGATTGATGCTACTGATACTGAGCTGCACACTGATCTATTGTCCGTCTACAGTATGAGTGCTGATGCCAAAGTAGACTCTACAATCCTACAGAGTTTGGCAGAAAAATTACAGTTGATGACCATATCAGATCTCAAACAAGAATCAATTGCATTGCATGAGATGGTGGTCTCCAGTGGCGGAGATCCTGGAAAAATTATTGAAAAGATGGTAATGCTGCTAAAGAAGGTAAAGGATTTTGTGCAGACACAGCAATCAGAAATGGGCACTCCAACAAATCCTAGGGTTCTTCCATCTCATGGAACAACTAAAACACCTATTATTCCTGATGACTTTCGCTGCCCTATATCCCTGGAGCTGATGGGAGATCCAGTTATTGTGTCCACTGGACAG ACTTATGAACGGGGATACATCAAGAAATGGCTGGAAGCAGGGCACAACACATGCCCCAAGACACAACAGAAACTATCCAGCACATCATTAACACCAAATTACGTCCTTCGCAGCCTCATAATGCGGTGGTGTGAGGAAAATGGGATGGAACCACCCAAGCGCCCAGCTCAAACTGGCAAGCCTCCATCAGATTGCTCTGCAAGTGAACATGCCAAAGTTGTTGATCTTCTCCACAAGCTATCATCACAGAACCTTGAAGACCAACGATCAGCTGCTGGTGAGCTTCGCCTTCTTGCCAAGAGAAATGCTGACAATAGGGTGTGCATAGCTGAGGCTGGTGCTATACCTGTTCTGGTGAGTTTGCTCGTTACCCATGATATGCGCACACAGGAGCACGCCGTTACTGCACTTTTGAACCTCTCTATCTTTGAGGAGAACAAGGGGAAGATAATCGTCTCTGGTGCTGTGCCCGGGATAGTGCATGTTCTTAAGAGGGGCAGTATGGAAGCAAGGGAGAATGCGGCAGCGACACTCTTCAGCCTCTCTGTGGTGGACAGGAATAAAGTCATAATTGGCGAGTCGGGGGCAATCCCCCCTCTTGTTTTGCTGCTAAGTGAAGGTAGTCAAAGAGGCAAAAAGGATGCAGCAACTGCTCTCTTCAACCTGTGCATTTACCAGGGGAACAAGGGAAAGGCTGTAAGGGCTGGGGTGATTCAGACGCTGATGGGGCTCTTGACAGATCCAGAAGCTTCTATGATGGATGAAGCGCTTGCTATCATGGCAATACTCTCAAGTCATCCCGAGGGAAAGGCAGCAATCACGGCCGCAGAGGCACTGCCAGTGCTGATAAAGGTGATAAGAAGTGGATCACCGAGAAACAAGGAAAACGCAGCAGCTGTTTTGGTGCATCTCTGTAATggggagcagcagcagcaacatctGGCTGAGTTGCAGGAACAGGGGATGATGGAACCATTGTTTGCAATGGTAGAGAGTGGCACTGACAGAGGCAAGAGGAAGGCTGCGCAGTTGCTCGAACGAATGAACAGGTTTCTGGATCAGCAGAAGGAAGCTCATGTTCAAGCTAAGGCTCAGACTCGAGCTTGGATACAGGGTCTGGTGGACAGGTCAAGAGATACAACTGCGTCAGCTTCGACCGATACATAG